In Risungbinella massiliensis, the genomic stretch CGGGATAACCCCATAAATAGTAAGCATTGTCCTATCAAACTCAAATTGCATGGACCGCATATCTTCTACACCCGGAAGGTTCAGGATCACGATCACTTCCTGCTTACTATGATAAACATCCACCTTTGGTTCTACTTCTGCTGTCCGATTCTGATCCGTGATGCTTTCAAAAAAATCATCACCTAGAAAACTTCGCGCCAGCTGATTCCACCGGGCAAAATGATTATCTTGTATTTTCATTTCCGTCCCTCCATGCATAGGAGTTTGCCCATTAAAATATGCTGAAACTACAAAGTTTGCTACAGATAGTTGGGCCAGAAGGGGGAATTATCATGCTACTAGATCATATTTTAAAGAGGCTGTCTGATCTCGAACATCAAGTCTATGATTTACAGATGCGAAATGACTATTTAGAACAAAAGCTAGCCGAACATAAGAGTGTAGAAATTGGTAAGATAGTATACAAGATTCAAGAGTTAGCTATTGAGACGATGAGCGGAATCTTAAATGTTGGGATCTCTGCTACCAACAGCGGGGATCAAGAGCAATGGATTGAGGAACTAGTGAAAGAGAAAAAGATCGAATGGGAAGTAGATCAGATGAAAGAAGCGTCCCAAAATGAATCTAACTAAAACACTAGCAATAGGACTTGGCGGCATACTTGGCACTTGGTTGCGGTATGCTGCGTCCATTTTTTTAACTGGACAAGCTTTTCCTTGGGCTACTCTTTTCGTAAATGTAACAGGTAGTTTATGTTTAGGCTATGTAACGACAAGAGTTCAGAAGGATATTGCTAAAAATTTTTGGGGAACAGGGGTATTGGGTTCCTATACAACTTTTTCACTCTTTGCAGTTGAGATCTGGGAACTACCTCTTCTAACAGCAGTTTTATATACTTTCGCATCCCTTTTTTTTGGTATTTTCTTTGCATACATAGGTCTGAGATGGGGAAGGAGGAAATAATTTGAGTTTTATACTAATCGGTATTGCAGGTGGGGTTGGCGCTATTTGTCGTTCTCTTCTTCATTCTTGGGGTAATCGGAAGTTCACTTCATTTGGTACATTCCTTGTCAATATATTAGGCTCCTTACTATTTGGTGTCTGGTTAGGCCTATTTCCCTCTATAACAGGTCCCACCCCTTTTACAACAGGCTTCTTAGGTGGCTTTACTACTTTTTCTACCGTAAGTGTAGAAATAGTACAACTCCTAACAAAAAAAGACTGGGGTGTAACCAGCCTTTTTCTACTTTCTAGTGTTTTGGGTTCCGTTCTAGCAGTGGGAGCGGGATTTGCTCTTAGCTCCCTGCTCCACGATAATTTCTAATTCCTTGATTCCATATTTTGATCCCGATCCATAGGCAGATTGCTCCAACAAGTGGTGTAGCTAATGCGTACCAACGCCACTCACCTTGATCGAGGAAAAAGCTTGCGGGATAAAATCCAACAAATCCAAACGGTAAGATAAAGGTGAGGAAAAACTGAATGGCTCGATGGTAGATATTAATCGGGTATCTGCCATAAGTACTCACATTAAAAACAATTGGTTGGATATCCGTTTTGGAATCGGTATAAAGTGAGAGGCTAGTCAGCGAAATATAGATTCCACCATACACGGCGGCGCCTCCAAGGGTAAAGAGGATTAAGAATAGCGGATCCCACCAATTCCAAACAAGATCCAAATGAACTCCACCAATTCCCATGACGATCAGACCTGTCAGAACACCAAGTAGAGATTCTGGAGCCATCGTTTCCATTAAGATTTGTTGTAAGCTGTGAACAGGCCTGGTTAGAACACGGTCTAGTTCTCCTTTAATAATGTATCGTTCGTTAAAATCCCATAGATTAAAAAAGGTGGTAAAGACTGCCCAAGGAATGAGGAAATAACCATAGATGAAGACCACTTCGTTACGATCCCAGCCACCCAACTGATTGGTATGTCCAAATATGACGACAATAAAAACGAGATTTACCGCTTGAAACAAAAAGTCAGTAAAAAACTGAGAGACAAAGTCCCAGCGATATTGCAGACGTGCTTTTAGATATTGTTTGAGATATTCCCAAAAAAGCTTTGCCGATGCCAAAACCTTATCCCCCCTGTACGATCAAATTTTTGCGAGCTCTTCGCCAAATAAGTTGAATAGGCACAATTAAGAGTAGCACCCAAATTCCTTGTGTGAGCAACGCCTGGATCCATTCTTGGCCAGACAATCCTTTGACCAACACAACACTTGGCAGATAGGAAATCGCTTGAAACGGTAGATATTGCGAGACTACTTGACCCCAAACCGGAAAGAAGCTAATTGGGATAATAAGCCCTGATAGGATTTCCACTACAAAACGCTTTGCCCGGAGAATACCAGCATTGTTGAGTACAAAAAAGGCAAGCAGTCCCGTAATTAAATTAATCTCCACATTGACCAAAAATCCTAATAGGAGGCTAAGAGCAAATTTTGCCCATGTAATAGGTTCTGTTGGCAAAGAGATTGGAAATACTAACGAAACTAAGATCATACCTGGAATGCTAAACAGCAGTAGGCGGAAAAGACCTTCTCCGAATCCAAGGAAGACTTTTGTCAGCAAGTAGTTATACGGACGAAGCAACTGAACTGCTACTGTCCCATCTCGAATCTCTGCTGCAATCTCTCGATCCAAGTTATTGAAATAAAAGGCACGTGCCATCCATGAAACGGCAATATACGTCGCCATTTGTAACGGAACGAATCCTTGTAGCGATTCC encodes the following:
- a CDS encoding Hsp20/alpha crystallin family protein is translated as MKIQDNHFARWNQLARSFLGDDFFESITDQNRTAEVEPKVDVYHSKQEVIVILNLPGVEDMRSMQFEFDRTMLTIYGVIPNPYHGYSPFTQQCPRGEFRKEIELGAEVEPKSKTIRYRRGVVEVRFSKR
- a CDS encoding fluoride efflux transporter FluC, whose protein sequence is MNLTKTLAIGLGGILGTWLRYAASIFLTGQAFPWATLFVNVTGSLCLGYVTTRVQKDIAKNFWGTGVLGSYTTFSLFAVEIWELPLLTAVLYTFASLFFGIFFAYIGLRWGRRK
- the gerPC gene encoding spore germination protein GerPC, whose translation is MLLDHILKRLSDLEHQVYDLQMRNDYLEQKLAEHKSVEIGKIVYKIQELAIETMSGILNVGISATNSGDQEQWIEELVKEKKIEWEVDQMKEASQNESN
- a CDS encoding ABC transporter permease, which codes for MASAKLFWEYLKQYLKARLQYRWDFVSQFFTDFLFQAVNLVFIVVIFGHTNQLGGWDRNEVVFIYGYFLIPWAVFTTFFNLWDFNERYIIKGELDRVLTRPVHSLQQILMETMAPESLLGVLTGLIVMGIGGVHLDLVWNWWDPLFLILFTLGGAAVYGGIYISLTSLSLYTDSKTDIQPIVFNVSTYGRYPINIYHRAIQFFLTFILPFGFVGFYPASFFLDQGEWRWYALATPLVGAICLWIGIKIWNQGIRNYRGAGS
- a CDS encoding ABC transporter permease; protein product: MYAELIRVRFLMMLAYRVNYYSGILIYSLNIGAYYFLWMAVFSGRESLQGFVPLQMATYIAVSWMARAFYFNNLDREIAAEIRDGTVAVQLLRPYNYLLTKVFLGFGEGLFRLLLFSIPGMILVSLVFPISLPTEPITWAKFALSLLLGFLVNVEINLITGLLAFFVLNNAGILRAKRFVVEILSGLIIPISFFPVWGQVVSQYLPFQAISYLPSVVLVKGLSGQEWIQALLTQGIWVLLLIVPIQLIWRRARKNLIVQGG
- a CDS encoding fluoride efflux transporter FluC, whose translation is MSFILIGIAGGVGAICRSLLHSWGNRKFTSFGTFLVNILGSLLFGVWLGLFPSITGPTPFTTGFLGGFTTFSTVSVEIVQLLTKKDWGVTSLFLLSSVLGSVLAVGAGFALSSLLHDNF